From Actinomyces procaprae:
GGCGATTGGAAGCAGGGTCATGTTCATGACAGTCGCCGGTCTGCCTCAGTCACAGGCGGTGACGCGATACAGGCGCGCGGAGTCCAGCGTCGCCACCAGCTCGAAGCCGGCGTCAAGGTCGACTTGGTCGTACCCGGGGAAGTACATCCACCGCTCCAGGTCGGCGATGTCCGAGTCGTCGTAGTAGTACGGGGTACCGCCGATCCGGCGAACGGCCTCGCACACCCGCGGGTCGGTACCGAACTCGTCGAAGTGCTCGGCGATGAACCGCTCGTCCCATGTGCCGGTCGGGCTCCACGAGCGATGCACGCTGTTCGCGGGGGTCAGGACCGGGATGAGCCCCGCCCCTGTCTGCGGGAACCCGTAGACGACGGCGTCCTCGGGGAGCCCCGCACCGACCGCCTCCATGCGCCGGGCCTCCTGCTCGGTGACCCACGGCGGATGCACCAGCACGACGTAACCGCGCGCGGTCAGCTGTCGAAAGGTGCCCAGATTGGGTACGCACACGGCGGCGACCAGCACCACGGCAACCAGCCAGATGGCGGCGGCCCGGGCTCGCCGCGCGGGCGGCCCCGGCTGCGCCCGTACCAGCCGCCGCTGCGCCCACGCGATCGCCACGTCGAGGGCGATTGCGCCGGTAGCCGCCAGGCAGATGACCTCAACCGCCAGGTATCGCGGATAGTCACGCCACCAGCCGCCGACCAGGGCCCACCAGCGTCCTTCCGGCAGGATGGTGATCCAGACGCATGCGACCGTCACCGCCAGCGCGCCGGTCAGCACCCTGTCCCCCCGGCGCCGGGTCAGCACTGCACCGGCGATGCCCAGCAGAGACAGTGGAAGATAGGACAGTACCGGGGTGGCGACCGGCCAGGTGGAGACCGTCGGATCGTTCAGGAGAAGCGGAGTCAGCAGGCGCGGCCAGAGGGGACCCTCCCCCCGCGGAAACGAGCCCATGGCCATGAGGCGGGGTACGGCCGGCATCATCAGTACGGGCAGCGCCGCCAGCACGGCCAGCCCCAGCGTCATGGAGGCCCTCCGGAGCCCCGCCCCGCCCGCAGCGCGAACGCGCGGCAGCAGCCTGACGAACAGGAGGACGCAGGCCACCAGGACCGCCCACTGTCCCGCACCTGGGCTGGCAATCGCCAGCCCGAGCACAATCACGGCACCGAGCAGCAGTGAGTGCCAGTTGAATGCTTCCCTCCACAGGAGGACGACCGCTGCGAGCGCGGCGGGAATCAGTGCGATTGCGAAGCTCCCGGAGGCCTGCGCGTTGAAGGTCAGCATGGAGCCGGGGAACCAGCAGGCGGCCAGGCCGAGCCAGGGGGCCGACAGCCGGGCCGCCGGGCCGCCGCCGGCAGCAGCCGCGAGCATCGCCATCCCAGCCGGATACAACACCGCGAACAGCGACACCACCATGGCGTTGAATACGAAGGGGGTGCCGGCGAAAGGCGTCAGGAAGACCGAGAACGAGTGCCAGACGGTGGGGTAGCTGCCGCCCGTGATCGGAATCGCCGCCGTGAGTGTGGAGGCGTCCGCGGAGCGGCGAATCTCCTCGATCAGGTTCAGCTGCACCATTGCGTCGTTGTTCTGCAGCAGCGCCCGTGGGGTTCCGGTCACCTTGGCGAACAGTCCGGCCTGAACACCGCCCGCCGTGACCGCGCCGACAATCGACGCCGCAACCGCGCGACGCCCATGCGCCGTACCGCCCGCGGCCCCGGCGCCGTGCCGCCCTGCGGCAGTGGTACGGCGCCATCGCCTGCGGAGGACACCGGCGATGGCGCCGGCACCGCCCATGGCCACGAGCAGGGCGCCGGCCGTTCGCGCATCCCAGGGGATTCCGAGTCGGGACAGGGCGACCGCGGCCGCCCCGGCGCAGGCGACCGTCACCGTCGCCCCGGCGGCGAGCGCCACCGCCCTATCGGCGCCGGCACCCACCAGGGCAAGCGCGCCGGGCACCAGTATCAGCAGGCTGATCCCGACAGCTGCGAGGACCAAGGCGGCCCATGCGGTCATGAAGGCTCCTTCTTCATTCGCAGGCATCTACCTTCGCCAAATTAACACGCCGGGACTCTCCCCCTGGAACCGCTGCGGTGCACGATCCCGGCACGCCTGCATGCGCACGCCGTCCCTGCACCCGGGGGCCCTCACCGCGGACGCAGGCGGGAGCCTCATCCACAGGCCGTGATGAGCCACAGCGTGTGCGCCCCATCGCTCGCCACCGGCGTCAGCGCCTCACGGGGCAGTTCATCCAGACGATTCCCCCAGCGCGGTGTCTCCGCCCCGCCGGGAGCGCCGCCCTCGGTCGGGTCGTCATCGGTGTAGTAGTAGCGGACACCCAGCCGGTCCAGCGCGGCGCACACGCCCGGATCCACGAGTATCTGATCCGCATGGGACGCCACGAAGCGCCGGTCCGTATCGGTATAGCGGCGCAGCGTCGGGTAGACCACATCCGTTCCGGTCAGCGACAGGTAGTACGCCGAACCGTTGGTGGGCTGGCCGAGGACCACCGCATCCTCCGGGAGGAGCCGTGCGGAGGACCGGATGAAGTCCGCCTCGCCGTCGGCGAGCATCATCGGCCAACGGCTGGCGAGCGGCTGATAGGAGAAGGCGATCACGGTGTGGTGGAAGGCCGTACGGGCTACAGCGGCCGCGCCCAAGGCCGTCACGCTCACTGCGACCACCACCACGGCCCCACGCACCCATGCGCCGCGGCGGCGCAACCGGCCCGGTTCCGTGGGCATACGCCAACGGGCACGGGCCGTGTCGACCATCGCCTCAACCGCCGTCGTCGCCAGGACCAGCACGGCGATCTCAAGCAGGGGAACTATCCGGGCTCGTTGCAGGTACCAGGGTGAGGCCAGCAGCCGCAGTGGGCTGTCGGTGGACACCGACGCGATCATGAGCAGCACGGCGAGCACCGCTGTGAGTATCGCCCACCGGTGTCGGCGACGCGCCACCGAGACGATCACCCCGACAGCGGCGACCACCGTCAGGCTCGCCCCGCCCCAGCCGCGGTTGGGGACTGCCCTTATCATCGCCGAGTCGTGGAAGGACTCCCGCAGCACTGCCAGCGCGCTCGCGCTCGGCCGGTGGTAGGTGAACAGCATGCGCAACTGGTCCCAGAAGCCGATGATGCCCACCACGACCGCCAGCAGCGCGAAGGCGACGACGGCGAGAATGATGACCCGCTGCCGGTTTCCGGCGCTCCAGTGCTGTGCCGCCGCCGACAACCCGACCACCAGCAGCGCCGGCACGCCGATAACCGCCAGGTTGAACACGGAGGTGCCGTGCACGGCCACCAAGCCCAGGCATGCGGTGATGGCCGCCAGCCAGCCGCCCGCCGTCGAGGCGCCCGCCCGGCGCGCGCCATGCCTGGGTCTGGCGACCATCACCAGGGACACCGCCCCGGGCAGCAGGCACACCGCCCAACCATAGGGCCACAGGGTCGTCATCAGCACGAAGGGACCAGTGGCAATGGCGGAGGCGAGCACACCGGTCAGCAGTGGCAGTGCGTCCACCAACCTGCGGGACGGCGCGCTGAACAGGGCGGACAGCAGGGAGGCGCAGCCCAGTGGCCAGACCACTGCAAGTCCGACCAGTGCGGTGAGGTTAGCCGCCACCGTCACCGGGGCGGGCACGATCGCCGCCAGCGCGTGCCAGCCCGTCGGGTAGTAGTGGACCTCCCCCCAGTACATGGGCGCGAGCGAACCGATGGGGTAAGCGTCGGCCAGCGCGCGCATATAGGCGACGGCGTTCAGGTGCCAGACCCCGTCGGAGGCCTGCATGGGCTGATCGGCCTCGCCGATGCCGGTGATCACGGCCCCCGCGGAGAATGCGGCGGCCAGGGCGATCACCGCCCCGAGCGGCCACCATGGCCCTGGCCCCACCGCGGGAGGACGCAGCCACGCCCGCAGCCGCCCCCAACCGGTCATCGGCACGGGCGCGTGGCCGTGCCGACGCCGCGTCCAAGCGCGGGCCGCCGCAGCGCCGACCAGGCACACCGCCAGCAGCACCGCGGTGCCAACGACGACGGTGACCGTGTTC
This genomic window contains:
- a CDS encoding DUF6541 family protein, which produces MTAWAALVLAAVGISLLILVPGALALVGAGADRAVALAAGATVTVACAGAAAVALSRLGIPWDARTAGALLVAMGGAGAIAGVLRRRWRRTTAAGRHGAGAAGGTAHGRRAVAASIVGAVTAGGVQAGLFAKVTGTPRALLQNNDAMVQLNLIEEIRRSADASTLTAAIPITGGSYPTVWHSFSVFLTPFAGTPFVFNAMVVSLFAVLYPAGMAMLAAAAGGGPAARLSAPWLGLAACWFPGSMLTFNAQASGSFAIALIPAALAAVVLLWREAFNWHSLLLGAVIVLGLAIASPGAGQWAVLVACVLLFVRLLPRVRAAGGAGLRRASMTLGLAVLAALPVLMMPAVPRLMAMGSFPRGEGPLWPRLLTPLLLNDPTVSTWPVATPVLSYLPLSLLGIAGAVLTRRRGDRVLTGALAVTVACVWITILPEGRWWALVGGWWRDYPRYLAVEVICLAATGAIALDVAIAWAQRRLVRAQPGPPARRARAAAIWLVAVVLVAAVCVPNLGTFRQLTARGYVVLVHPPWVTEQEARRMEAVGAGLPEDAVVYGFPQTGAGLIPVLTPANSVHRSWSPTGTWDERFIAEHFDEFGTDPRVCEAVRRIGGTPYYYDDSDIADLERWMYFPGYDQVDLDAGFELVATLDSARLYRVTACD
- a CDS encoding DUF6541 family protein translates to MTWLQALPAAAFLLLFLLAPGYLVGRAFGLARLQALGGAPAMTAAAIGALTVLYHWRHVGWNTVTVVVGTAVLLAVCLVGAAAARAWTRRRHGHAPVPMTGWGRLRAWLRPPAVGPGPWWPLGAVIALAAAFSAGAVITGIGEADQPMQASDGVWHLNAVAYMRALADAYPIGSLAPMYWGEVHYYPTGWHALAAIVPAPVTVAANLTALVGLAVVWPLGCASLLSALFSAPSRRLVDALPLLTGVLASAIATGPFVLMTTLWPYGWAVCLLPGAVSLVMVARPRHGARRAGASTAGGWLAAITACLGLVAVHGTSVFNLAVIGVPALLVVGLSAAAQHWSAGNRQRVIILAVVAFALLAVVVGIIGFWDQLRMLFTYHRPSASALAVLRESFHDSAMIRAVPNRGWGGASLTVVAAVGVIVSVARRRHRWAILTAVLAVLLMIASVSTDSPLRLLASPWYLQRARIVPLLEIAVLVLATTAVEAMVDTARARWRMPTEPGRLRRRGAWVRGAVVVVAVSVTALGAAAVARTAFHHTVIAFSYQPLASRWPMMLADGEADFIRSSARLLPEDAVVLGQPTNGSAYYLSLTGTDVVYPTLRRYTDTDRRFVASHADQILVDPGVCAALDRLGVRYYYTDDDPTEGGAPGGAETPRWGNRLDELPREALTPVASDGAHTLWLITACG